Proteins encoded by one window of Salvia splendens isolate huo1 chromosome 7, SspV2, whole genome shotgun sequence:
- the LOC121811095 gene encoding uncharacterized protein LOC121811095 isoform X1, with the protein MATHKTVEPKRKQSFVCSWVPSLIFLSTLFFIGSALLLTDYKESFFGCSQHPIEVTKSKICEKEECIPDGTETLPRGIVTRTSDLEMRPLWGPPKKKKSKSPMNLLAIAVGIKQKKNVNEIVKKFQLTDFAIMLFHYDGNVDGWRDLEWSSSAVHVSAVNQTKWWFAKRFLHPDIVAAYDYIFLWDEDLGVEHFHVGRYLSIIKEEGLQISQPAIDADKSEVHYTLTARKTNSTLHRRAVNLHGPGYKCFENSMDPPCTGFVEMMAPVFSRESWRCAWHMIQNDLVHAWGLDFLLGYCVQGNRTENIGVVDSQYLIHSGIPSLGGSGDGKTNDAEIDRLASMTTTVDGFDGRTSVRIASLNKFKNRWGNAVREDECWVDPFHQPS; encoded by the exons ATGGCAACTCATAAAACGGTTGAACCTAAAAGGAAGCAATCCTTTGTATGTAGCTGGGTTCCATCACTAATTTTTCTTTCAACACTTTTCTTCATAGGGAGTGCTCTGTTACTTACTGATTATAAAGAG AGCTTTTTTGGATGCAGTCAGCATCCAATAGAGGTGACAAAATCCAAGATTTGTGAG AAAGAAGAGTGCATTCCTGATGGAACTGAGACACTACCAAGAGGTATTGTCACAAGAACTTCTGATCTGGAGATGAGGCCACTTTGGGGCCCTCCTAAGAAGAAG AAGTCGAAGTCACCAATGAACTTACTGGCTATTGCAGTTGGGATAAAGCAAAagaaaaatgtaaatgaaattGTAAAGAAG TTCCAGCTCACTGATTTTGCCATCATGCTTTTTCACTATGATGGCAATGTGGATGGATGGAGAGATCTAGAATGGAGTAGCAGTGCTGTACATGTTTCTGCTGTAAACCAAACTAAGTG GTGGTTTGCCAAGCGGTTCTTACATCCTGATATTGTGGCAGCATACGACTATATATTCCTGTGGGATGAAGATCTTGGTGTCGAACATTTTCATGTTGGAAG ATATCTGTCAATTATTAAAGAAGAGGGACTTCAAATATCGCAGCCTGCAATTGATGCTGACAAATCCGAGGTCCATTACACACTTACAGCGAGAAAAACGAATTCTACATTACACCG GAGGGCTGTTAATTTACATGGCCCAGGATATAAGTGTTTTGAGAACAGTATGGACCCTCCGTGCACGGG GTTCGTGGAGATGATGGCTCCTGTGTTCTCGAGAGAATCGTGGCGTTGTGCTTGGCACATGATTCAG AATGACCTTGTTCATGCATGGGGCTTGGATTTTTTGCTGGGGTACTGTGTACAG GGCAATAGAACCGAAAATATTGGTGTTGTCGACTCTCAGTATTTAATCCACTCGGGTATTCCTTCCCTTGGAGGTTCAGGAGATGGAAAG ACGAATGATGCTGAAATTGATCGGCTAGCTTCCATGACAACCACAGTGGATGGATTTGATGGTAGAACTTCC GTGAGAATAGCGTCGTTAAACAAGTTCAAAAATAGGTGGGGGAATGCTGTGAGAGAAGATGAGTGTTGGGTAGATCCATTCCATCAACCCTCTTAA
- the LOC121811095 gene encoding uncharacterized protein LOC121811095 isoform X2, which translates to MRPLWGPPKKKKSKSPMNLLAIAVGIKQKKNVNEIVKKFQLTDFAIMLFHYDGNVDGWRDLEWSSSAVHVSAVNQTKWWFAKRFLHPDIVAAYDYIFLWDEDLGVEHFHVGRYLSIIKEEGLQISQPAIDADKSEVHYTLTARKTNSTLHRRAVNLHGPGYKCFENSMDPPCTGFVEMMAPVFSRESWRCAWHMIQNDLVHAWGLDFLLGYCVQGNRTENIGVVDSQYLIHSGIPSLGGSGDGKTNDAEIDRLASMTTTVDGFDGRTSVRIASLNKFKNRWGNAVREDECWVDPFHQPS; encoded by the exons ATGAGGCCACTTTGGGGCCCTCCTAAGAAGAAG AAGTCGAAGTCACCAATGAACTTACTGGCTATTGCAGTTGGGATAAAGCAAAagaaaaatgtaaatgaaattGTAAAGAAG TTCCAGCTCACTGATTTTGCCATCATGCTTTTTCACTATGATGGCAATGTGGATGGATGGAGAGATCTAGAATGGAGTAGCAGTGCTGTACATGTTTCTGCTGTAAACCAAACTAAGTG GTGGTTTGCCAAGCGGTTCTTACATCCTGATATTGTGGCAGCATACGACTATATATTCCTGTGGGATGAAGATCTTGGTGTCGAACATTTTCATGTTGGAAG ATATCTGTCAATTATTAAAGAAGAGGGACTTCAAATATCGCAGCCTGCAATTGATGCTGACAAATCCGAGGTCCATTACACACTTACAGCGAGAAAAACGAATTCTACATTACACCG GAGGGCTGTTAATTTACATGGCCCAGGATATAAGTGTTTTGAGAACAGTATGGACCCTCCGTGCACGGG GTTCGTGGAGATGATGGCTCCTGTGTTCTCGAGAGAATCGTGGCGTTGTGCTTGGCACATGATTCAG AATGACCTTGTTCATGCATGGGGCTTGGATTTTTTGCTGGGGTACTGTGTACAG GGCAATAGAACCGAAAATATTGGTGTTGTCGACTCTCAGTATTTAATCCACTCGGGTATTCCTTCCCTTGGAGGTTCAGGAGATGGAAAG ACGAATGATGCTGAAATTGATCGGCTAGCTTCCATGACAACCACAGTGGATGGATTTGATGGTAGAACTTCC GTGAGAATAGCGTCGTTAAACAAGTTCAAAAATAGGTGGGGGAATGCTGTGAGAGAAGATGAGTGTTGGGTAGATCCATTCCATCAACCCTCTTAA
- the LOC121740865 gene encoding uncharacterized protein LOC121740865: METEGTAGMAKRMKSSVEEKELALQDGSMIEVSAEDNVVTSNSELVEMDISHILEKINNFTQMVSELLESGKSMLKELSNEFEERMILIHKEQMEKWQEEIKELRALDTANEETDALLQNAIYLIHNIHGGSES, from the exons ATGGAAACTGAAGGCACTGCTGGAATGGCAAAACGAATGAAGAGTTCT GTTGAAGAAAAGGAGTTAGCTCTGCAAGATGGATCTATGATAGAGGTTTCAGCTGAAGATAATGTAGTAACTTCGAATTCCGAACTGGTGGAGATGGACATCTCTCACATCCTCGAAAAGATCAATAACTTCACTCAGATG GTGTCAGAGCTGCTAGAATCAGGGAAGTCAATGCTGAAGGAGCTGAGCAATGAGTTTGAAGAACGCATGATTTT AATACACAAGGAGCAGATGGAAAAGTGGCAGGAGGAGATCAAGGAACTTCGCGCACTTGACACTGCAAATGAGGAAACGGATGCTCTGCTGCAAAATGCTATATATCTAATTCATAACATTCATGGAGGCTCTGAAAGTTAG
- the LOC121742227 gene encoding cis-3-alkyl-4-alkyloxetan-2-one decarboxylase-like: MALCFSASLSFPKRHPLISTPHNISRKRNLPLICRSNSDSDEDYLLDAPVSIGDGFSFSGGKYSDEPSPADEWFKQGKIVKAHPVGGTGEKAKDPIFGLAMAGSSQASTDLFRWFCVESGNPANQTVILIHGFPSQAYSYRKVLPILSKNNHVIAFDWLGFGFSDKPQPKYGFDYTLKEFVDSLDSLVNELSKDKFTLVVQGYFSPVVVKYAQDHQEKLNNLILLNPPLTVKHANLPSTLAIFSNFLLGEIFSQDPLRASDKALTSCGPYQIKEEVAMVYRRPYLTSGSSGFALNAISRSMKKELKGYVEDMRRILGDKTWKVRTSVCWGERDRWLSFEGVEDFCRESNHQLIKVPMAGHHVQEDCSEEIANIIARILRASPMAPLR, from the exons ATGGCACTTTGCTTCTCTGCTTCACTTTCATTTCCCAAGCGTCACCCTCTCATTTCTACTCCTCATAACATCTCAAGAAAGAGAAATCTACCACTCATTTGCCGATCAAACAGCGATTCCGATGAG GATTATTTGTTGGATGCTCCAGTTTCAATCGGAGATGGATTTTCCTTCAGTGGGG GGAAATACTCAGACGAACCAAGCCCTGCTGATGAATGGTTCAAGCAAGGAAAGATT gtGAAAGCACACCCTGTTGGTGGAACTGGTGAGAAGGCCAAGGATCCGATTTTTGGACTTGCTATGGCCGGTTCTTCGCAAGCCTCTACTGATCTTTTCAG ATGGTTCTGCGTTGAAAGTGGAAATCCTGCTAACCAGACAGTGATTTTAATTCATGGTTTTCCATCACAG GCATATTCGTACCGCAAGGTTCTACCCATTCTCTCTAAGAATAATCATGTTATTGCTTTTGATTGGCTAG GATTTGGATTCTCAGATAAACCCCAACCCAAATATGGCTTTGACTACACATTGAAAG AATTTGTAGATTCCTTAGATTCTCTCGTCAACGAACTCTCAAAAGATAAGTTTACTCTTGTTGTCCAG GGATATTTTTCACCAGTTGTGGTTAAATACGCTCAAGATCATCAGGAAAAGCTTAATAATCTCATCCTACTAAATCCCCCA CTGACTGTGAAACACGCCAACTTGCCATCAACGCTTGCCATTTTCAGCAACTTCTTGTTAGGAGAAATATTTTCTCAG GATCCTCTGCGAGCCAGTGATAAAGCCTTGACAAGTTGCGGTCCCTATCAGATAAAGGAAGAAGTTGCAATGGTTTATAGAAGACCATACCTCACATCAGGCTCTTCTGGATTTGCTCTGAATGCCATTAGCAGGTCGATGAAAAAGGAGCTAAAG GGGTATGTAGAAGATATGAGAAGAATCCTTGGGGATAAGACGTGGAAGGTCCGAACAAGCGTTTGCTGGGGCGAAAGAGATCGTTGGTTAAGCTTCGAAGGTGTGGAAGATTTCTGCAGAGAATCCAACCATCAACTGATCAAAGTCCCTATg GCAGGGCATCATGTGCAGGAGGATTGCAGCGAGGAAATAGCAAATATCATTGCCAGaatcctaagagcatctcctatggcgcccctccggtag
- the LOC121740853 gene encoding hemolysin A-like isoform X2, with the protein MIKMAVQQIVLKFAASRYLAAAASVSGGRTLFTNFSSKFPLDSSVSSVRLVNVPVHRFVRSFAASSSEKIKVPRKRRRLDEVCLERFQQYSRTFIQSWIIQGKVFVDGKVVNKCGAQISDQSVVDIQAEVPKYVCRAGHKLEAAIEQLEIDVTGKVALDSGLSTGGFTDCLLQYGASFVYGVDVGYGQVAEKIRLHECVSVIERTNLRYLKELPQKVDIITLDLSFISILTVMPAVINLMKNDAMLVTLIKPQFEAHRSQVGGGGIVRDALVHQEVLDFDVKAG; encoded by the exons ATGATAAAAATGGCAGTGCAACAGATTGTTCTCAAATTTGCCGCTTCACGCTACTTGGCAGCCGCCGCCTCTGTTTCAGGTGGCAGGACTTTGTTCACCAATTTCTCCTCTAAATTTCCCCTCGATTCATCTGTTTCCTCAG TAAGATTGGTCAATGTGCCGGTGCATCGGTTTGTCAGGAGCTTTGCTGCTTCCAGTTCGGAGAAGATCAAAGTACCGAGAAA GAGAAGGAGACTGGATGAAGTGTGTCTCGAGAGATTTCAGCAATACAGTCGAACATTCATACAGTCTTGGATAATTCAGG GTAAAGTGTTTGTTGATGGGAAAGTGGTAAACAAATGTGGAGCGCAAATTTCTGATCAGTCTGTTGTGGATATCCAGGCTGAGGTTCCAAAATATGTATGTAG AGCTGGTCATAAGTTAGAGGCTGCAATAGAACAACTAGAAATTGATGTTACTGGAAAAGTGGCCCTCGACTCAGGACTTTCTACTGGTGGATTCACAGATTGCTTGCTCCAATACGGTGCTTCATTTGTCTATGGTGTTGATGTAGGTTATGGACAG GTAGCTGAAAAGATACGCCTGCATGAATGTGTAAGTGTCATTGAAAGAACAAACTTAAGATATCTCAAAGAACTGCCGCAGAAAGTTGATATAATTACCTTGGACCTttcatttatttccatattaacG GTCATGCCAGCTGTTATCAATCTGATGAAGAATGATGCAATGTTAGTTACTCTAATTAAACCTCAATTTGAGGCACACAGATCTCAA GTTGGAGGTGGAGGGATTGTGAGGGATGCGTTAGTCCATCAGGAG GTTTTGGATTTCGATGTCAAGGCTGGATAG
- the LOC121740853 gene encoding hemolysin A-like isoform X1 has translation MIKMAVQQIVLKFAASRYLAAAASVSGGRTLFTNFSSKFPLDSSVSSVRLVNVPVHRFVRSFAASSSEKIKVPRKRRRLDEVCLERFQQYSRTFIQSWIIQGKVFVDGKVVNKCGAQISDQSVVDIQAEVPKYVCRAGHKLEAAIEQLEIDVTGKVALDSGLSTGGFTDCLLQYGASFVYGVDVGYGQVAEKIRLHECVSVIERTNLRYLKELPQKVDIITLDLSFISILTVMPAVINLMKNDAMLVTLIKPQFEAHRSQVGGGGIVRDALVHQEVLAKIINGVQGFGFRCQGWIDSPLKGADGNKEFLASFSRTAMEEADPPKADLAQLFRCVESQPAT, from the exons ATGATAAAAATGGCAGTGCAACAGATTGTTCTCAAATTTGCCGCTTCACGCTACTTGGCAGCCGCCGCCTCTGTTTCAGGTGGCAGGACTTTGTTCACCAATTTCTCCTCTAAATTTCCCCTCGATTCATCTGTTTCCTCAG TAAGATTGGTCAATGTGCCGGTGCATCGGTTTGTCAGGAGCTTTGCTGCTTCCAGTTCGGAGAAGATCAAAGTACCGAGAAA GAGAAGGAGACTGGATGAAGTGTGTCTCGAGAGATTTCAGCAATACAGTCGAACATTCATACAGTCTTGGATAATTCAGG GTAAAGTGTTTGTTGATGGGAAAGTGGTAAACAAATGTGGAGCGCAAATTTCTGATCAGTCTGTTGTGGATATCCAGGCTGAGGTTCCAAAATATGTATGTAG AGCTGGTCATAAGTTAGAGGCTGCAATAGAACAACTAGAAATTGATGTTACTGGAAAAGTGGCCCTCGACTCAGGACTTTCTACTGGTGGATTCACAGATTGCTTGCTCCAATACGGTGCTTCATTTGTCTATGGTGTTGATGTAGGTTATGGACAG GTAGCTGAAAAGATACGCCTGCATGAATGTGTAAGTGTCATTGAAAGAACAAACTTAAGATATCTCAAAGAACTGCCGCAGAAAGTTGATATAATTACCTTGGACCTttcatttatttccatattaacG GTCATGCCAGCTGTTATCAATCTGATGAAGAATGATGCAATGTTAGTTACTCTAATTAAACCTCAATTTGAGGCACACAGATCTCAA GTTGGAGGTGGAGGGATTGTGAGGGATGCGTTAGTCCATCAGGAG GTTCTTGCTAAGATAATAAACGGTGTACAAGGTTTTGGATTTCGATGTCAAGGCTGGATAGATTCTCCCTTGAAGGGGGCTGATGGTAATAAAGAGTTTTTGGCTTCCTTCAGCCGTACAGCTATGGAAGAAGCAGATCCTCCTAAGGCAGATCTTGCTCAATTATTCCGCTGCGTTGAAAGCCAACCAGCAACGTGA
- the LOC121740854 gene encoding ubiquitin-like-conjugating enzyme ATG10 has product MVESWDGTLSFTEFVVAASTFSEQWRKLNSSLPQWTWIPSPKRPWVPPNDQAGYLALENMILPRLSEGNTHHKSDVAETEECCSDYGDEVVDTAVVVLNDGSGEHRYDLHVVYSASYRVPVLYFRAYCNDGQPLLLDVIEKDISIDSAKLLTRAKWTFVTQEEHPELGRPWYMLHPCGTSEWMKLLLSSDVSAAQNRIPREKYLLSWFSVVGQVFGIKLHLEMLNLVDS; this is encoded by the exons ATGGTGGAATCTTGGGACGGCACCCTTTCCTTCACCGAGTTCGTCGTTGCAGCTTCCACTTTTTCGGAGCAATGGCGGAAACTCAACTCATCTCTACCTCAATGGACATGGATTCCTTCCCCTAAACGCCCATGGGTTCCCCCTAATGATCAA gCGGGATACTTGGCCCTGGAAAATATGATTCTTCCCAGGTTATCAGAG GGAAATACTCATCACAAGAGCGATGTGGCAGAGACAGAAGAGTGCTGTAGTGATTATGGAGATGAAGTCGTTGATACAGCTGTAGTT GTTCTCAATGATGGCTCTGGAGAACATCGCTACGACCTCCATGTGGTTTATAGTGCTTCTTACAGGGTTCCAGTGCTATATTTCCGTGCTTACTGCAATG ATGGGCAGCCTCTGCTGCTAGATGTCATTGAAAAAGACATCTCTATCGATTCAGCTAAACTTCTAACTAGAGCCAAGTGGACATTTGTAACCCAGGAG GAGCACCCTGAACTGGGGCGGCCATGGTATATGTTGCATCCTTGTGGGACTAGTGAATGGATGAAGCTACTCCTAAGCAGTGACGTGTCTGCTGCTCAAAACAGGATCCCTCGAGAAAAATACCTGCTTTCGTGGTTCTCAGTAGTTGGGCAGGTTTTCGGAATTAAACTCCATCTTGAGATGCTGAATCTTGTTGATTCATAG
- the LOC121740852 gene encoding rhodanese-like domain-containing protein 4A, chloroplastic encodes MESLSICLAASPPSLKPCKNPKKTTPRTHSNCIRICKLPQLSNPQSNNTSTTTISPHNLSQNLSFLNSHKLTLKPQFTFPFLGFTFPVSCFASETATTLSVEEVPGRISLESILVSIDNFFNRYPFFVATVVFIWLVAIPLVEEYSQKYKFISAINAFKKLQDDPTAQLLDIRDDKSVASLGSPNLKILNKNAVQVSFREGDEQGFVKRVLDKFGEPNNTTVCILDNFDGNSIKVAELLVKTGGFKEAYAIRGGTMGKEGWQEIQETLLPPSVHIIPKKRTKVPKKQDTNGDIPRVKENTDSPASKEIKNEDVSSVSPSVRSEGSPSKPLSPYPNYPDLKPPSSPTPSKPN; translated from the exons ATGGAGTCTCTTTCCATATGCCTCGCAGCTTCACCACCATCATTAAAGCCTTgtaaaaatcccaaaaaaacaACTCCAAGAACACACTCAAATTGCATCCGCATTTGCAAACTACCTCAACTCTCCAATCCCCAATCAAACAACACTTCAACAACCACAATTTCCCCCCATAATTTGTCCCAAAACCTCTCCTTTCTCAATTCCCACAAACTAACCCTCAAACCCCAATTCACATTCCCATTTCTCGGATTCACCTTCCCAGTTTCGTGTTTCGCCTCTGAAACCGCCACGACTCTCTCAGTTGAAGAAGTTCCCGGCAGAATCAGTTTGGAGTCCATTTTGGTTTCGATCGACAACTTCTTCAACCGCTACCCTTTCTTTGTTGCCACAGTAGTCTTCATTTGGCTTGTTGCGATCCCTTTAGTTGAGGAGTATTCGCAGAAGTATAAGTTCATCTCCGCCATTAATGCATTCAAGAAGCTGCAAGATGACCCCACTGCCCAGCTGTTAGATATAAGGGACGATAAGAGCGTAGCTTCTCTGGGCTCTCccaatttgaaaatattgaacAAGAACGCAGTGCAAGTCAGTTTCCGAGAAGGAGATGAACAAGGTTTTGTGAAGAGGGTTCTCGATAAATTTGGGGAGCCAAATAACACTACCGTTTGTATCTTGGACAA TTTTGATGGCAACTCTATCAAAGTGGCCGAGCTATTGGTGAAAACCGGTGGTTTTAAAGAGGCTTATGCTATTCGGGGAGGGACCATGGGCAAGGAAGGATGGCAG GAGATACAAGAGACCCTCCTACCTCCTTCAGTACATATTATTCCAAAGAAAAGGACTAAAGTGCCAAAAAAACAGGATACAAATGGAGATATACCTCGAGTCAAGGAAAATACAGATTCTCCAGCCAGTAAAGAGATAAAGAATGAGGATGTTAGTTCCGTTAGTCCGAGTGTCAGATCTGAAGGGAGTCCGTCAAAGCCACTGTCTCCATACCCAAAT TATCCAGATTTGAAACCTCCTTCTTCCCCAACTCCATCAAAGCCGAACTGA
- the LOC121740850 gene encoding TPR repeat-containing protein ZIP4-like yields the protein MRIAEISPTPEQRRSSTVTVDTDSDQSAVLSKIETAIKSLERHSPSHPLPDSYASEIQLPLAQLSQLVPLPNSAKLFVWKLSYRLWNVCVDLSNASSQKISEELAKLRQLAAEMLLATADVAGIPSPAFKAALFFYKTGLVWFDLRKFDFANNCFEKATDLVSNIEINSVSDYDERKLLLDLNLARSRASWEVSDRNLAIALLNRSKNVLFGVSRNYNALAHQYLSFGKTLLSTSEVSTVNEALKLMNDALELCEKGLRVVKRTEDTLSLKELRLKTLRFIAAAHLQNDEFESVLKCVKVLREVGSAGDNHPSLSVLAMKAWLGLGRFAEAEKELKGMVLNKGIPECVWVSAVESYFLAAGAAGAETVKAVFLGLLGRCHVSAGAAIRVINRVVGNGPGNGEGMKVRAKVVGELVSDERMVALFDREGAAKERTTMHALLWNCATEHFRSKDYVLSAEMFEKSMLYVPHGIENRNLRAKGYRVLCLCYLGLLQLNRAQEYIDEAEKLEPNITSSFLKFKILLQKKDHSSAIAQMQAMPSCLDFTTEFISLSAHEAVACHSIPVAVASLSQLLNFYSSGKAMPINEAVVFRTMITILSQEPGNDTDVLKHMKRAHVRQSEVGADIFFGKCEVGRREKNWLAANAWNFGVRTGQEKNYELSSEFFKLASELYKIVGDGNTEGNEEMVCKSIILAVSAIIAEEKHQKGTLQEPEIRQAIELLSRAGKILTSSSSSIKKNDDQIAAIEPHFFFVYTWSASDLYSRLSDAGSQQLQLVKNFASSKCCNPKHLVQIGLEASQGPRSNPEVAALALNSSLAALLASPSPDYQTVALVLRNLITAGSIHKGEPDDDSIMERYKQAYRIMVGLKEGSYPSEEAKWLAMTAWNRAALPAKVGQVEMAKKWMSMGLELAVKVPGMDMYRSCMEEYLGGFEKKLKGLEHDQSRAPALS from the exons ATGAGGATCGCCGAGATCTCCCCTACACCAGAGCAACGCCGATCCTCCACCGTTACCGTCGATACCGACTCCGATCAATCAGCCGTGCTCTCGAAGATCGAGACCGCAATCAAATCGCTTGAGCGTCACTCACCGTCGCATCCCTTGCCAGATTCATACGCCTCCGAGATTCAACTGCCCCTTGCTCAGCTCAGTCAACTCGTTCCCCTGCCCAATTCCGCCAAGCTTTTCGTCTGGAAACTAAGCTACCGCCTCTGGAACGTCTGCGTCGACCTCTCCAATGCCTCCAGCCAGAAGATCTCCGAGGAGCTTGCTAAGCTCCGCCAACTCGCGGCAGAGATGCTACTCGCCACCGCCGATGTGGCGGGGATTCCTTCTCCGGCGTTCAAAGCGGCGCTGTTCTTCTACAAAACCGGTTTGGTCTGGTTTGATCTGAGGAAATTTGATTTCGCTAACAATTGCTTCGAGAAAGCCACCGACCTCGTATCCAATATTGAAATTAACTCAGTTTCCGATTACGACGAGCGGAAATTGCTCTTAGATCTTAACCTTGCCCGATCTCGAGCTTCCTGGGAAGTTTCAGATCGAAATTTGGCTATTGCATTGTTAAACAGGTCTAAAAATGTCCTGTTTGGAGTTTCGAGGAATTATAATGCCCTAGCTCATCAGTACTTAAGTTTTGGAAAGACATTGCTATCGACGAGTGAAGTTTCCACTGTAAATGAGGCGTTGAAGTTGATGAATGATGCGCTGGAGCTGTGTGAGAAGGGGCTGAGAGTGGTGAAACGGACTGAGGATACGTTGAGTTTGAAGGAGCTGAGGTTGAAGACTTTGCGATTCATCGCCGCTGCTCATCTGCAGAACGATGAATTCGAGAGTGTATTGAAATGCGTGAAGGTCTTGAGGGAGGTTGGGAGTGCGGGGGACAACCATCCTAGCTTGAGCGTATTGGCAATGAAGGCGTGGTTAGGGTTGGGAAGGTTTGCAGAGGCGGAGAAGGAGTTGAAAGGCATGGTACTGAACAAGGGGATACCTGAGTGTGTGTGGGTGTCAGCTGTGGAATCATACTTCCTTGCCGCGGGTGCAGCAGGTGCCGAGACTGTCAAGGCAGTGTTTCTGGGCCTGTTGGGGCGTTGCCATGTTAGTGCTGGTGCAGCTATTAGGGTTATCAATAGGGTGGTTGGAAATGGACCGGGCAATGGTGAAGGAATGAAGGTGAGAGCCAAAGTTGTGGGTGAGTTGGTTTCGGATGAGAGGATGGTAGCTTTGTTTGACAGAGAAGGCGCTGCTAAAGAGAGGACAACCATGCATGCTCTTCTTTGGAACTG TGCCACTGAGCATTTCCGATCAAAAGATTATGTGCTTAGTGCTGAGATGTTTGAAAAATCCATGCTATATGTACCTCATGGGATAGAGAACAGAAATCTAAGAGCTAAGGGTTATCGAGTTCTGTGCTTGTGCTACCTAGGCCTCTTGCAACTGAATAGAGCTCAAGAATATATAGATGAGGCTGAGAAG TTGGAACCAAATATAACAAGTTCTTTCCTAAAG TTTAAGATTTTGTTGCAAAAGAAGGACCACAGCAGCGCCATTGCTCAGATGCAAGCAATGCCTAGCTGCCTTGACTTCACCACTGAATTCATTTCCCTCTCAGCACATGAAGCTGTTGCGTGCCATTCCATTCCTGTAGCTGTTGCCTCCCTATCCCAGCTCTTGAATTTTTACAGCTCAGGAAAAGCAATGCCAATCAACGAGGCTGTAGTATTCCGCACAATGATCACAATTTTAAGTCAGGAGCCAGGAAATGACACTGATGTCCTCAAACACATGAAACGTGCTCATGTCCGGCAATCTGAAGTCGGAGCTGACATCTTCTTCGGAAAATGTGAGGTTGGAAGACGAGAGAAGAACTGGCTAGCTGCAAATGCTTGGAACTTTGGAGTAAGAACTGGGCAGGAGAAGAACTACGAGCTATCATCTGAGTTCTTCAAACTGGCATCCGAGTTATATAAAATCGTAGGTGATGGTAATACGGAGGGAAATGAAGAGATGGTTTGTAAATCAATAATACTGGCAGTATCCGCCATTATTGCAGAGGAAAAGCATCAGAAGGGTACGTTGCAGGAACCTGAAATCAGACAAGCAATCGAGCTGCTAAGCAGGGCAGGAAAG ATTCTAACATCAAGCTCGAGCAGCATCAAGAAAAATGACGATCAGATCGCAGCAATCGAGCCTCACTTCTTCTTCGTCTACACTTGGAGCGCCTCCGATCTGTACTCAAGGCTAAGCGACGCAGGCAGCCAACAGCTCCAGCTTGTGAAAAACTTTGCCAGCTCGAAATGCTGCAACCCGAAACATCTGGTCCAGATTGGGCTTGAGGCGTCGCAGGGGCCACGGTCCAACCCTGAAGTGGCAGCCTTGGCTCTCAACTCGTCTCTGGCTGCCCTTCTTGCCTCCCCCTCACCGGATTACCAAACTGTAGCTCTGGTCCTCCGAAACCTAATAACCGCTGGCAGCATCCATAAGGGAGAACCGGACGACGATTCCATAATGGAGAGGTACAAGCAGGCGTACCGGATCATGGTTGGATTGAAGGAGGGGAGCTACCCGAGTGAAGAGGCGAAATGGCTGGCCATGACGGCTTGGAACCGGGCGGCCCTCCCGGCGAAGGTGGGGCAGGTGGAGATGGCGAAGAAGTGGATGAGTATGGGGTTGGAACTGGCTGTGAAGGTTCCCGGGATGGATATGTATAGATCATGTATGGAGGAGTATTTGGGAGGTTTTGAGAAGAAGCTTAAAGGGCTAGAGCATGACCAAAGCAGGGCTCCAGCGCTTTCTTGA